The Polynucleobacter sp. VK25 genome segment GAACTGCCACCATCTACGCTCTTTTTTAACGCGTTGACCAGTCTCCATCATCTGGCTATCCGGGAAATTAAGTTTAAAGACACGGGCAGAATCGTTGCTCAACTGAATCATGCCAAGCTTTTCATACGACTTCGTCAGAATGTAAAGCGCTTCTTCAACGGCAGGTGCGCGGTCATAATCTCGTATCACTAGCTGAGCCCGGTTGGCTGCAGCTAGGTAGGCGCCACGTTGATAGTAAAAACGCGCTACCAAAACGTCCGCCTCTGCAAGGGAGTTAACGATGTAACGCATCCGGTCCAAAGCATCGGGAGCGTATTTACTATTTGGGAAACGCTCAACAACTACTTTGAAGGATTCAAACGCTTCCTTAGCGGCTTTAGGGTCACGCTCACTTAGATCCTGTCCAGTAAATTTGCCCAACCATCCCAGATCATCGTTAAAAGTAATAAGACCTTTTAAATAGTATGCGTAATCTAAGTTTGGGCTGCCTTGGTGTAATTTAATAAAGCGATCAATCGCAACGAGTGCCTGAGTTTGCTCTTGTGCTTTCCAATAGCAATAGGCTGCATTAATTTGGGCTTGTTGTGAGTAAGGACCAAATGGAAAGCGTGCCTCTAATTTCTCAAAGTATTTTCCGCATTTAGCAAAGTCGGCATCGTTGAGTTTGTCAGTGGCCTCCGAATAGAGTTTTGCCTCAGACCAAATGTCGGTGTCATCTTTGCTGCCATCACTACCTGCGCATCCACCTAACAACATTAATGCAAGGATCAGGGCAAAAATCAGGGCGAAAGGAGCGCTGTATACATGTGAGCTCTTTTTTTGTGGGGAAGAATTCCCAGCAAGCCTTAAACTGGCGTCTGATATTACGTCGGACATAACTGAAAGGCTCTCTAAGCGTGGCATTGCCGCAAACTCCTGATTCGAATCCCATTGATTATATCGATGATGAGGATTTCATCTCCCTAGATATCCCTTTAGAGATGGCTGGTGAGCGCTTGGATAAGGTGCTGGCACAGTCTTTGCCGGATTATTCGCGCAATCGCCTTAAGGCTTGGGTTGAGGCGGGGGGTGTGATGGTTGATGGAAAAGTCACCAAAGCCCGTTACTTGCTCCATGGTGGCGAGAGTATTAAGGTATTTCCGCAAGAAATGCCTGAGCAATTTGCCTTTAGCCCAGAAGATATTGCCTTAGAGGTGGTTTATGAGGATGACGCCATCATTGTGGTGAATAAGCCACCGGGCCTCGTGGTGCATCCGGCGGCTGGAAATTGGTCGGGGACGCTACTAAATGGACTCTTATTTCGCTATCCAGAGCTGAAGTTGCTTCCTAGGGCAGGAATTGTTCATCGCCTAGATAAAGATACCTCGGGATTAATGGTGGTGGCCCGCACCTCACAGGCACAAACCTCTTTAGTCCGCCAACTGCAAGAGCGAACGGTAGGGCGCCGCTATCTTGCTTGCGTTTGGGGAGATCCCCCAAGCCAAGGAAAGGTCCTGGCAGCGGTTGGCCGTGATCAACGGGATCGATTGAAAATGGCAGCTGGCAGCCCCCAAGGTAAGCCCGCAGCTACTTTATTTAGACGCCTAGCCAAAGGTTTGGTTGGGGAGTCCACTGTTGCGCTGCTGGAGTGTCGACTGGAGACCGGACGCACCCATCAGATTCGGGTTCATTTAGAGTCCCTTGGCTTTCCCTTAGTCGGCGATCCTGTCTATCGCAAAAAAACACCGGGTGCAGCCAAAATCCTAACATTCAATCGCCAAGCCTTGCATGCCTTTGCGCTGAGTCTTCAGCATCCAGTTAAAAATGAATTGATGACTTGGTTTCGATTGCCGCCGCAAGACATTATTGAGTTGTTGCCCCAGCTTGGAATGAATGAAGAGGTTCTTCCTAAAGAGGCTGTGGTGTTGACCTCTATAGAAAATGAATTGCGCTCATGAGTTTCATTACCCCTCAGTGGTCGACACCAAATTCAGTTAAAGCCTTGGTGAGCACTCGTAAGGGGGGCGTTAGTCAAAAGCCTTTTGATTCTTTGAATCTAGGTGACCATGTGGGCGATGAGCTTAATAACGTTTTGACGAATAGAGCTATCTTCGCCAAGGAATTGCCAGCAGAGCCCATTTGGTTAAAGCAGGTCCATGGTACGGCGGTCAGCACTCCGCAAAGTCGTCAATTAAACCCAGGTGTAAATCATCAAGCCGATGCTTCTGTTACCAACATTCCAGGAGAGGTATTGGCTATCATGACTGCCGATTGCCTCCCCGTTCTTTTTGCCAATACAGAAGGGTCTGTTATTGGCGCCGCACATGCTGGCTGGAGGGGCCTGTGTGCCGGAATTCTTGAAAATACCCTCGCTGAGCTATTAAAACTTTCTAGCGATAAAAATCCATCTAATGTAATGGCATGGCTAGGCCCTGCAATAGGTCCTGACGCATTTGAGGTTGGAGATGATGTGTTAACGGCTTTCAATAACGCTGCTTACCCCATCCCGATGGATGCATTTAAAGCGCTTGACCATAAACCAGGCAAGTTCTTGGCCGATATTTACAAACTAGCAAAAGGGCGGCTGGAGGCTTGTGGCGTCAACATGATTTTTGGTGGGCAATATTGCACAGTGAGGGATCAAGAGCAGTTTTTTTCCTATCGCCGCGATGGTGATACCGGTCGATTTGCATCTGCAATTTGGATCACAAAATAGATTTGTAATAAATATACGGGTTAGTACTAGCTTATCCATTGGGCTAGGGTATTTGCGTATAACTCTATAGTGCTTAAGGGCGGAGAATGTCTTTAACTTATAGAAGAGACTAATATGTTTGCAGGTATGAATACGGGTGCAACGCCATCTTTGGCGCCGCACCATATGGCACTAATTCCGCCAGAGCGTTTATCTGAAATTCAAAAAGAATATTTCACGGAATTGGCGCATATTGCAACCAATCCTGAAGCGATTGAGGTTAAAGACCGTCGTTTTGCAGGTCAAGCCTGGCACTCATCCTGGAGCAAAGTCATTGCTGCTACCTATTTACTCAATTCCAAATATTTAATGGAATTAGCAAAAGCAGTTGAGACAGATGAAAAGTCTAGGCAAAAAATTCTATTTACTACAGAGCAAATGATTGATGCACTTTCGCCATCAAATTTCATTGCCACCAATCCAGAGGTACTGGAAAGCATTATTAGCTCGCAAGGACAATCCATTCAAAAAGGCATTGTGAACTTGTTGGGGGATATGAAAAAAGGCAAGGTCTCTCAAACGGATGAATCTGCTTTTGAGGTTGGCAAAAATATTGCCACTACAGAAGGTCATGTGGTGTTTCGTAATGAGTTGTTTGAACTCATTCAATACACACCATTAACTGAGCAAGTGTTCGAGCGCCCATACTTAATGGTGCCACCATGCATCAACAAATATTACATTTTAGATTTGCAGCCTGATAACTCGGTAGTGCGCCATATGGTCAGCCAAGGCCACACCGTCTTTTTAGTGTCTTGGAAAAATCCCGATGCTTCGATGGCCCAAGTGAGTTGGGATGACTATGTAGGCAAAGGTGTGATTAAAGCGATTGATGTTGTTAAAGAGGTCGGCGATACCAAGCAAATTAATATCTTGGGATTCTGCGTTGGCGGTACCTTAACCAGTTCAGCATTGGCGGTATTAGCGGCGCGAGACGAGCATCCAGCCGCAAGCTTGACGTTGTTGACTACATTGTTGGACTTTACGGATACCGGCATTCTGGATGTCTTTATTGACGAAGGCATGGTCGAGATGCGCGAGAACAGCATTGGCGGCAAAGGTGGCAAGTACGGCATGATGTCGGGCTTAGATTTAGGAAATACCTTCTCATTCTTGCGCCCAAATGATTTGGTCTGGAACTATGTAGTGGAGAACTATCTCAAAGGTAATTCGCCTCCACCATTTGATTTGTTGTACTGGAATGGCGATTCTACGAACCTTCCTGGTGCAATGTACTGCTGGTATTTACGTCATACCTATTTGCAAAATGATTTAGTCAAGCCTAACAAAGTCAAAATTTGCGGTGAAAAGATCGATCTCGGAAAAATCAAATGTCCGGCCTATTTATATGCTTCGCAGGAAGATCATATTGTTCCTTGGCAGTCTGCTTATGAGTCAACACATCTCCTCAAAGGGAAAAATCGTTTTGTTCTTGGAGCGTCTGGACACATTGCGGGCGTCATCAATCCGCCCGCTAAAAATAAACGCTACTACTTTGAAAACAGCAAGATTGCACCAACAGCTCAAGAGTGGCTGCAGGGTGCAAAACAAATACAAGGTAGCTGGTGGCCTGACTACACTCAGTGGCTAGAGCAATTTGGCGGTGAGAAGAGGCAGGCTAGCGCTACCTTTGGTAACGCTAAGTACAAAAAAATGGAAGCTGCACCTGGTGTTTATGTCAAAGAAAAAGCAACACCAGAAATTCAATAACGATTAACGAAGGTTTTTAAAAGGGGAATTCAATGTCTCAAAAAGTCGCATATGTAACTGGTGGTATGGGTGGTATTGGTACCGCTATCTGTCAACGTCTTGCTAAGGATGGGTTTAAGGTAATTGCTGGTTGTGGCCCGAATTCGCCCCGTAAGGATCGCTGGATTGGCGAGCAAAAAGCGCTTGGCTACGAATTTATTGCTTCTGAAGGCAATGTTTCTGATTGGGATAGTACTGTTGCTGCCTTTGAGAAGGTCAAGGCTGAAGTTGGTCGTGTTGATGTTTTGGTTAACAACGCTGGCATCACTCGTGACAGCGTCTTCCGCAAAATGACTCCAGATGCCTGGAAAGCGGTTATTGATACCAACTTGAACTCTCTCTTTAACGTTACTAAACAAGTGATTGATGGCATGGTTGAAAACAACTGGGGTCGAATCATTAATATTTCCTCTGTAAACGGTCAAAAGGGTCAATTCGGACAAGCCAACTACTCCACTGCTAAAGCTGGGTTACATGGTTTCACAATGGCTCTGGCTCAGGAAGTGGCTACCAAGGGCGTTACTGTGAATACTGTATCCCCGGGCTATATCGGGACCGATATGGTGAAAGCCATCCGAGAAGATGTCTTAGAGAAGATTGTGTCTGGTATCCCGGTGAAGCGTTTGGGCACTCCAGAGGAGATTGCCTCCATCTGCTGTTGGATAGCCTCTGATGATGGTGGCTATGCTACTGGAGCAGACTTCTCATTAAATGGCGGTATTCATACTGGTTAATATTGCGCTGCAGCAATTTAATCAGCACTTACAGCCCGCAACACAGCGTATTTACCTTTTGGTCAAACTAGGGATAAACTACGCTCGTGTTGCGTTGCAGTAAAAAAAGTAAGGAAAAAAATGGTTACCCGCGCTAAACGAGCTGGCGAAGATCGCCTCATCAAGAAATATCCAAATCGCCGTCTCTACGATACGCAGACTAGTACCTATGTCACCTTGTCTGATATTAAGAATTTGGTGATGGCAAATGAAGTATTCAAGGTAGTGGATGCTAAAACCGAAGAAGACTTAACGCGCAACATCTTGCTGCAAATTATTCTTGAAGAAGAAGCTGGTGGTGCACCAGTTTTCTCTACTCAAATGCTTTCTCAAATCATTCGCTTTTATGGAAACTCCATGCAAGGATTGATGGGTAATTATCTTGAAAAGACCATGCAATCTTTTGTGGATATCCACAATAAGCTTGGCGACCAAACTAAGGGACTAGGTGCTGGTAGTACACCTGAAGCCTGGTCGCAGATGATGAACCTACAAAACCCGCTCATGCAGGGTTTGATGGGTAACTATATGGAGCAGAGCAAAGATCTTTTCATCAAAATGCAAGAGCAAGTACAGGGCTCGCAAAATATTTTTGGAAATTTTCCGTTTACAGCTCAGCCTAACAAAACTGAAAAAGAATAGTTGTGGCCGGTAAAATTGGATTTGTATCCTTAGGATGCCCTAAGGCGCTTGTAGATTCTGAGCTAATTCTGACGCAACTAAGTGCCGAAGGTTACGAGACTGCCAAAGATTATTCTGGCGCGGATCTTGTGGTTGTTAACACCTGTGGTTTTATCGATTCTGCAGTTGAGGAAAGTCTCTCTGCTATTGGTGAGGCCTTAGCAGAGAACGGTAAAGTGATTGTGACTGGTTGCTTGGGTGCCAGAAAAAATGCCGACGGCAGCGACCTCATCTCCAGCATTCACCCTAAAGTTCTCGCTGTTACAGGCCCTCACGCCACTGACGAGGTGATGCAAGCAATTCACTTACATTTGCCTAAGCCACATGATCCTTTTATAGATTTGGTCCCACCAGCAGGTGTGAAGCTCACTCCTAAACATTACGCCTATCTCAAAATTAGCGAAGGTTGTAATCACCGTTGCACTTTCTGCATCATTCCCAATATGCGTGGCGATCTAGTTTCGCGACCAATTGGCGAGGTTTTGCTTGAAGCTAAGCGCTTATTTGAGTCGGGTGTAAAAGAGTTGTTAGTTGTTTCGCAAGATACCAGTGCCTATGGTGTTGATATTCAGTACCGCACAGGCTTTTGGGATGGCAAACCCGTGAAAACCAAAATGTTTGATTTGGTTAACGCCTTAAACCAAATTGCGCGTGAGCATCAGGCTTGGGTGAGACTTCACTATGTCTATCCTTATCCCCACGTAGACGATGTTCTTCCTTTGATGGCTGAATTCTCAGAGCATGGTTATGGTGTTCTGCCGTATTTAGATATTCCATTGCAGCATGCGCACCCTGATGTCTTGAAGCGCATGAAGCGTCCCGCTAGCGGCGAGAAAAATATTGAGCGCATTTCAGCATGGCGCCAAGCTTGCCCTGATTTGGTGATTCGCAGTACTTTTATCGCAGGCTTTCCTGGTGAAACCGAGGAAGAGTTTGAATATTTACTCAACTTCCTTGACGAGGCGCAAATTGATCGGGCGGGTTGTTTTGCTTATTCACCAGTTGAAGGTGCGACCGCTAATCAATTGGACAATCCGGTTCCTACTGATCTTCGTGAAGAGCGCCGCGCCAGATTTATGGCAAAAGCCGAGGAAATTTCGATTAAGCGACTTGCTAAAAAAATAGGCAAGCGCATCCAGGTCATCATTGATCGGGTGGACGAGCAGGGTGGAATTGGCAGAACTATCGGTGATGCCCCTGAAATCGATGGTCTAGTGAGGGTTTTGCCGCCAAGTAAGCCTTCCAAACGCTATCGTGCCGGTGAAATCATTCGCGTAACCGTCATTAGCTCCCAAGGGCATGACCTAATAGCCGAAACTTGACGGATCGAATAAAAATGATAGCTGGATCATTTAATTAGTACTTGTTTAGTGCAGTGTCAGCCCATTAATTGGGCTTAGCAAAGGGGATTGATATGAGTCGTGATGTCGTTGTCTTAAGTGCAGTTCGTTCCGCAATTGGCACCTTTAACGGTGCTCTCAGCAGTTTTGAGCCATCTGAGCTTGGCGGCATCGTAATGAAAGAGGCGGTTGCTCGCTCGGGTGTAGATCCTGCGCTTATTAATTACATTACTGTGGGTAACACTATCCCTACAGATAGTCGCTATGGTTATGTTGCACGTGTAGCCTCAATCCAAGCTGGCTTGCCAATGGAATCTGTGGCAATGGCTTTAAATCGTTTGTGCAGCTCTGGCTTGCAGGCGATCGTAACAACTGCTCAGCAAATTATGTTGGGTGATTGTGATTACGGTATTGGCGGTGGCGTTGAAGTCATGTCTCGTGGCATGTATGGTTCTCCAGCAATGCGCAGTGGTGCGCGTATGGGTGATACCAAGATGATCGACCTGATGGTTGGTATTTTGACTGACCCATTTGGCGTTGGTCACATGGGTGTTACAGCTGAAAATCTTGTTGAAAAATGGAAATTAACACGTGATGAGCAGGACGCTCTTGCGGTCGAGTCTCATCGTCGTGCGGCAAATGCCATTAAAGAGGGCCGCTTTAAATCTCAGATCGTGCCAATCACTATTAAAACTCGTAAGGGTGACGTAGTGTTTGATACCGATGAACATGTCAAGCCAGAGACCACCATGGAAACACTTGCCAAGATGAAGGCAGTGTTCAAAAAAGAGGGTGGCTCAGTAACGGCTGGCAATGCATCAGGCATTAATGATGGTGCCGCATTCTTTGTATTAGCTGATGCTGAAACTGCGAAGAAGGCTGGTCATAAGCCAATCGCCCGTTTGGTATCTTATGCTGTGGCTGGAGTTCCAAACCACATCATGGGTGAAGGCCCAATCCCGGCAACCAAAATCGCTCTCGAGCGTGCTGGACTCAAATTAGATCAAATGGATGTGATTGAGTCTAATGAAGCATTTGCTGCGCAAGCTTTAGCAGTGACTAAGGGCTTAGGTTTAGATCCAGCTAAGACCAACGTAAACGGCGGCGCTATTGCCTTAGGACACCCAATTGGTTGTTCCGGCGCTGCGATTGCTACTAAGGCAATCCATGAGTTACAACGCGTTCAAGGTAAATATGCTTTGGTAACGATGTGTATTGGTGGTGGTCAAGGTATTGCGACCATTTTTGAGCGCCTGTAAGGATATACAAGCGTAAGTATTACGCTGAACTCTTGGGTAAAAACTTAAGAGATCAGTAGTAGAGCAGCATCTAAGCCGACTCGGTCAAAAGCCGCGTCGGCTTTTTCTTTAACAACCGGTTTTGCTTGGTAGGCAACGCTAATGCCCGAACCATTCATCATGATTAAATCATTAGCGCCATCACCCATAGTGATGGCATTTGCCTTAGTGCAACCAAGTCGAGAGCAAGCCTCATCTAAATGAGCGGCCTTAGCTGCTCCATCGACGATTTCACCGAGTACTTTTCCAGTGAGCTTGCCATCAACGATTTCTAATGTATTGGCTTGTGTTTGTTTAAAGCCTAATTGCTGACGTAACTTTTCGGTGAAGAAAGTAAAGCCGCCGGATACTAGGAGGGTATACATACCGCGTTCATTGGCACCAGCCAAAAGCTCAACTGCACCAGGATTGGGGCGCAAGCGCTCGCGATAAACGGATTCGAGGGCATCAGCGTGGACGCCCTCAAGCAATGCAACACGTCTGCGCAAACTCTCTTTAAAGTCTTTAATTTCACCGCGCATTGTGGCTTCAGTAATTTCTGCAACAGCGGATTTCTTGCCTGTGAAATCGGCGATCTCATCGATACATTCGATGTTAATTAAGGTTGAGTCCATATCCATCGCCAAAACACGAATATCTTGCGGCACTAGATTAGACCTAAGAAAGCATAGGTCAGCATTAAAGCTTGCGGCAATAGATCTTAGCTGTTCACGTTGTGCGGTATCTAAATGGCTGTTCGATTCAAAACGCTCGACATAGTAAGCCCCATTTCCCACCTGTCCACCGATAGAGTGAAGCGAGACTCCAAACGTCAAGGCTTGATCCTTTAAAGAAAAGACCAGCTTCTCAGCTATAGGATCTCTGGATAGAGCAACAAGGACTGGGTAATTGGACATGGCTCAATAATAATCGGATTATTAGCTGACTTTTGCCGAGCTCAAGACTGCTGATTCGTTGAGGCGCCGCAAGATATTGCGAATGGCATCCAGGCGCTGCTCAAGCTTCTCAAACTCACGATCCTTTTGGGGGAGTACTTTTAACTTGTCCTGACCATTTAGCTGGATGTGCTTCGAAGACTGGATGAGTTGAATGATCTTCATTGGGTCGATGGGCGGGTTCGGTACAAATTGAATCTGAATTGATGCAGGCGTTGCATCAATCTTCTTAATGCCAAAACCTGCCATCTCCAAACGTAGGCGATGAGTCTCATAAAAAGATTTGGCTTGGTCTGGAAGGTCACCAAATCGGTCTACCAACTCTTCTCGTAAACCCATGAGCTCTGAGAAATCATTTGTTCCAGCAAACCGTTTATATAGAGACAGGCGCTCATGGACATCGGGACAATAATCTTCAGGAAATAATGCAGGTACACCAAGATTGACATCAGTAGTTGCTTGAAGTGGCGAGAGTAAATCAGGTTCCTTACCGCTGCGCAAAGACTTCACTGCGCGATTCAGCATTTCGGTATAAAGCTGAAAACCAATCTCATGAATCTCACCAGACTGTTTATCACCCAACACTTCCCCGGCCCCGCGTATCTCAAGATCATGCATAGCCAAATAGAAACCAGAACCCAGTTCTTCCATCGCTTGAATCGCATTAAGGCGTAACTGCGCTTGCTTGCTTAATGCTTCGGGATCGGGAACCAGTAAATAGGCATAAGCCTGGTGATGTGATCGACCTACACGACCCCGCAATTGATGCAGCTGAGCTAAGCCAAACTTATCAGCGCGATGCATGATGATGGTATTGGCAGTTGGAACATCAATACCAGTTTCAATAATCGTAGTGCACAGCAAAATATTGGTTCGCTGCGTAACAAATTCTCGCATGACGGATTCCAGCTCGCGTTCATGCATTTGTCCATGAGCAACGCTAATGCGCGCCTCGGGAATCAGTTCTTGTAAGGCGTGCTTACGATTCTGAATAGTTTCTACTTCGTTGTGCAAGAAGTAGACCTGACCACCACGCTTGATTTCTCGTAATACTGCTTCACGAATGACGCCATCACCCTCACGTCTCACGAAGGTCTTAATAGCTAAACGCTTCTGTGGAGCAGTAGCGATGATAGAGAACTCACGTAATCCTTCCATAGCCATACCTAAGGTTCTTGGGATGGGGGTGGCGGTAAGCGTGAGGATGTCTACTTCAGCACGTAAGGCTTTTAGAGCGTCCTTTTGGCGCACTCCAAAGCGATGCTCTTCATCAACAATCACTAAGCCCAAATTGGCAAACTGGGTTTCCTTGGAAAGGAGTTTGTGAGTGCCAATAATGATGTCCGCATCACCTTTGGCGATGGCTTCAAGCGCTGCATTAATTTCTTTAGTAGTTTTAAAGCGAGACAATTCAACAATGCGCACTGGCCAATCAGCAAAGCGATCTTTCCAGGTGGCTACATGTTGTTCTGCAAGCAGAGTAGTTGGAGCCAAGATAGCAACTTGTTTGCCACCCATGACAGCAACAAAACTTGCTCGTAATGCGACCTCTGTTTTGCCAAAGCCAACATCACCGCAAACTAGCCGATCCATTGGTGTGCCGCTCGTCATATCGCCGATTACCGCCGCAATCGCGTTGGCTTGGTCAGGTGTTTCTTCAAAGCCAAAGCTCTCGGCAAAGGCTGCATAGTCATGAGCCGAGAATTCAAAGGCATGACCCTTACGAATCGCCCTGGCTGCATACAGACCCAATAGTTCTGCGGCCGTATCTCGTATCTGTTGGGCAGCCTTGCGTTTGGCTTTGTCCCACTGACCTGAGCCTAGTTGATGCAGTGGTGCAGAATCGGGGTCTGAACCTGCATAGCGGGTGACCATCTGCAACTGTTGAACGGGAACGTATAAGGTAGCGTCACCTGCATATTGAAGATGAAGAAATTCTTCAAAAATAGGGGCTTCTTTTGGCGGCGCCAAATTCAGAAGTACCAAGCCTTGGTAGCGTCCGATGCCATGCTCTGCATGTACTACAGGATCGCCGATCTTGAGTTCAGAGAGATCCTTAAAGAGCATGTCGGGATCGGCGCTCTCACTTGCTTTGCCTTTGCGCCGCTGTCTTGCGGTTGTGGTGAATAGCTCTGCCTCGGTAATTACGAGAAGATTTTCAGCAGGCCATGAAAAACCGTTAAAGAGAGGAGCTGTTACTAGGCCAAATAAAGAATCGCTCTTAATAAACTCTGCAATGCTGTCAAAGCCCTCAGGCTTTAAGGGGTAGAGCGCCTTGCCATCATGGCCAGCAACCGAATTGCTTTCATCAAAGAGCTGTCGAATAGATTCTTTGCGGCCAGCACTATCGCTACAAACTAATACGCGAACCTTTTCTGAGGCCACTACCTTACGAAGGAGGTTAATCGGGTCGGTATCACGACGATGAACCGCAATATCGGGCACTGCGAGGAATTGGCTCTTCTCTGTGGTTTCCTTTTCGAGTGTTAGTCGTGCATATGATTTAGATGTGGTGAAAAATTCATCCACATCCAAGAACAGTTCTTTTGGTGGAAGAATTGGCCTATCTAAATCATGCTTGAGGAACTCATAGCGTGAGAGCGTATCTTTCCAAAAGCCTTTGATGGTCTCTTCAACATCTCCAATAGAGACTAGCCAAACCGGGTCGCCTGAGCGAGGGAAGTAGTCAAATAGATTGGATTGCTCTTCAAAAAATAAGGGTAGATAGGATTCGATACCCGCACTAGGTATTCCTAAATTAGCATCTTTATAAATGGAGCACCGGGTAGGGTCACCCTCAAAGACCTCTCGCCAACGTCCTCTAAAAGCAGTGCGTGAGGTATCGTCAAACGGAAACTCGTGTCCAGGCAGTAGGCGGACTTCTTTAACGGGATAAAGGCTTCGTTGTGTGTCAGGATCAAATGCACGAATTTGCTCAATCTCATCACCGAATAAATCTAGGCGGTAAGGTAAATTGGATCCCATCGGAAATAAATCAAACAGACCACCGCGAATGCTGTATTCGCCTGGACGCATCACGGCACTCACTGGATCATAGCCAGCCTGCTGCAGCTGAAGCTTTAATGCAGCTTCGTTCAGCTTGTCGCCCTGTCTGAAGAAGAAGGTGTGGCCAGATAAAAAGTTTGGTGGCCCCAGTCTTTGTAATGCAGTGGTTACTGGAACCAAAACAATATCGCAACTGCCATTAAGTAATTCATAAAGAGTAGCGAGTCGCTCGGAGACCAAATCCTGATGCGGTGAAAAATGATCGTAGGGAAGGATTTCCCAATCGGGAAGAAGTCTGGTTTTCAGCTGCGGCGCAAAAGCGGGGATTTCTTCCAAAAGTCGCTGGGCTTCTTGGGCTTGAGCGCAGAAAATCACCATTACCGAAAACTGATTGCGATAGCGTAGGGCGGTTTGAGCTATTAAAGCAGCATCTGCTGAACCAACCAGCCCTGAAAAGGTAAAGCGCTGCCCAGCCCGCGGAGCAGGTATGGGGGGTACGAGATTTAATGCGTCAGACATCTCAGCTCATTATAGAATCAGGCATGGGTTCTGGAAATCAATCGAACAAGCGGTGCCATGCACTTTTGCCAACGGCAGGCACAGGCTCCCGTCTGGGCGGGGAGTTACCTAAACAGTTCCAGCAACTGGCGGGTAAGCCGATGGTTGCTTATGCACTGGAAGCATTTCAGGAGTGTCCACATATTGAGACTATCTGGCTTGGCGTAAGCCCCGGTTTTCTTATTAATCCAATATTGCAGGATCTTGCAAAGGCCGGGTCAGAGATTCATGTGGTGCCAACAGGCGGTCTAACGAGGCAAGAAACTGTTCGCAATACGCTGTCCTCAATGATGAAGTCCGGAATCCCTGAGGATGATTGGATACTGGTTCACGATGCAGCTAGACCGGGAATTACTCCGGCATTAATTGAGAAGTTAATAAGCGCAGTGAAAGCGTCTAATCGCGGGGGCATCTTGGCCATTCCGCTTGCTGACACCTTAAAGCAGGCAGACCTAGATTCAGTGATTGCTGGAAACATGCCGCACTCAGAAAGAACGATTCCAAGAGAGCATCTCTGGCAGGCTCAAACCCCGCAAATGTTTGGATTAAAGCAATTGCATGATGCGCTTGAGAATGCAATCCGTCTTGAGGCAGATGTGACGGATGAGGCTAGTGCGATTGAGTTATCTGGCAATAAGCCTTTATTGA includes the following:
- the phaR gene encoding polyhydroxyalkanoate synthesis repressor PhaR, producing the protein MVTRAKRAGEDRLIKKYPNRRLYDTQTSTYVTLSDIKNLVMANEVFKVVDAKTEEDLTRNILLQIILEEEAGGAPVFSTQMLSQIIRFYGNSMQGLMGNYLEKTMQSFVDIHNKLGDQTKGLGAGSTPEAWSQMMNLQNPLMQGLMGNYMEQSKDLFIKMQEQVQGSQNIFGNFPFTAQPNKTEKE
- the pgeF gene encoding peptidoglycan editing factor PgeF, with translation MSFITPQWSTPNSVKALVSTRKGGVSQKPFDSLNLGDHVGDELNNVLTNRAIFAKELPAEPIWLKQVHGTAVSTPQSRQLNPGVNHQADASVTNIPGEVLAIMTADCLPVLFANTEGSVIGAAHAGWRGLCAGILENTLAELLKLSSDKNPSNVMAWLGPAIGPDAFEVGDDVLTAFNNAAYPIPMDAFKALDHKPGKFLADIYKLAKGRLEACGVNMIFGGQYCTVRDQEQFFSYRRDGDTGRFASAIWITK
- the phaC gene encoding class I poly(R)-hydroxyalkanoic acid synthase, which encodes MFAGMNTGATPSLAPHHMALIPPERLSEIQKEYFTELAHIATNPEAIEVKDRRFAGQAWHSSWSKVIAATYLLNSKYLMELAKAVETDEKSRQKILFTTEQMIDALSPSNFIATNPEVLESIISSQGQSIQKGIVNLLGDMKKGKVSQTDESAFEVGKNIATTEGHVVFRNELFELIQYTPLTEQVFERPYLMVPPCINKYYILDLQPDNSVVRHMVSQGHTVFLVSWKNPDASMAQVSWDDYVGKGVIKAIDVVKEVGDTKQINILGFCVGGTLTSSALAVLAARDEHPAASLTLLTTLLDFTDTGILDVFIDEGMVEMRENSIGGKGGKYGMMSGLDLGNTFSFLRPNDLVWNYVVENYLKGNSPPPFDLLYWNGDSTNLPGAMYCWYLRHTYLQNDLVKPNKVKICGEKIDLGKIKCPAYLYASQEDHIVPWQSAYESTHLLKGKNRFVLGASGHIAGVINPPAKNKRYYFENSKIAPTAQEWLQGAKQIQGSWWPDYTQWLEQFGGEKRQASATFGNAKYKKMEAAPGVYVKEKATPEIQ
- a CDS encoding 3-ketoacyl-ACP reductase, coding for MSQKVAYVTGGMGGIGTAICQRLAKDGFKVIAGCGPNSPRKDRWIGEQKALGYEFIASEGNVSDWDSTVAAFEKVKAEVGRVDVLVNNAGITRDSVFRKMTPDAWKAVIDTNLNSLFNVTKQVIDGMVENNWGRIINISSVNGQKGQFGQANYSTAKAGLHGFTMALAQEVATKGVTVNTVSPGYIGTDMVKAIREDVLEKIVSGIPVKRLGTPEEIASICCWIASDDGGYATGADFSLNGGIHTG
- a CDS encoding RluA family pseudouridine synthase produces the protein MALPQTPDSNPIDYIDDEDFISLDIPLEMAGERLDKVLAQSLPDYSRNRLKAWVEAGGVMVDGKVTKARYLLHGGESIKVFPQEMPEQFAFSPEDIALEVVYEDDAIIVVNKPPGLVVHPAAGNWSGTLLNGLLFRYPELKLLPRAGIVHRLDKDTSGLMVVARTSQAQTSLVRQLQERTVGRRYLACVWGDPPSQGKVLAAVGRDQRDRLKMAAGSPQGKPAATLFRRLAKGLVGESTVALLECRLETGRTHQIRVHLESLGFPLVGDPVYRKKTPGAAKILTFNRQALHAFALSLQHPVKNELMTWFRLPPQDIIELLPQLGMNEEVLPKEAVVLTSIENELRS
- a CDS encoding outer membrane protein assembly factor BamD, producing the protein MSDVISDASLRLAGNSSPQKKSSHVYSAPFALIFALILALMLLGGCAGSDGSKDDTDIWSEAKLYSEATDKLNDADFAKCGKYFEKLEARFPFGPYSQQAQINAAYCYWKAQEQTQALVAIDRFIKLHQGSPNLDYAYYLKGLITFNDDLGWLGKFTGQDLSERDPKAAKEAFESFKVVVERFPNSKYAPDALDRMRYIVNSLAEADVLVARFYYQRGAYLAAANRAQLVIRDYDRAPAVEEALYILTKSYEKLGMIQLSNDSARVFKLNFPDSQMMETGQRVKKERRWWQFWNK